In Aurantimicrobium minutum, the following proteins share a genomic window:
- a CDS encoding zinc-dependent metalloprotease, whose protein sequence is MADDNERTPEDEFRDMIRDILSGKEGVDASQLAAAAGLPNDPASLANIMHQFQAAMNAGASGEGINWNMAMEQAKSHALSTVKPVTAIQRAEIDQAFHVANLWLAEATSISDLSSTPALISRLEWIEQTMPLWTQLAEPVANSISNALTSVLTDQAPEEMKGMIAGASQLMKQIGGTLFAMQLGHVVGQLSTEVVSGGDVGIPLLDEGQAALLPQNMDEFGAGLDIPMDQVHLYLAVRELAHARLFRHARWLRLNLISSIQDFARGITIDLSRVEDIAGNFDPQHPDELKEALSSGALIPPKSEEQLAALGRLETQLALIEGWVDVVTSSATTRLPRASALAETVRRRRASGGPAESAFATLVGLELRPRRLREATMLWQQVTDAVGAEARDALWSHPDLMPTAEDLDNPAALIARMEASARGEVAEPDEMDRALADLLDGNIPPVDDSQQ, encoded by the coding sequence ATGGCGGACGATAACGAACGCACTCCCGAGGACGAATTTCGCGACATGATCCGGGATATTCTCTCTGGCAAAGAGGGCGTAGACGCGAGCCAGTTGGCTGCCGCCGCGGGTCTGCCCAATGATCCAGCCAGCCTGGCCAACATCATGCACCAATTCCAAGCAGCCATGAATGCCGGTGCATCCGGTGAAGGAATTAACTGGAACATGGCCATGGAGCAGGCTAAATCTCATGCTCTGTCTACCGTGAAGCCTGTCACTGCAATTCAACGAGCAGAAATAGACCAGGCTTTCCACGTGGCAAACCTATGGCTAGCTGAAGCGACCAGCATTTCTGATTTGAGCTCCACACCAGCATTAATTTCACGACTGGAGTGGATTGAACAAACCATGCCGCTGTGGACACAACTTGCCGAGCCTGTTGCCAACAGTATCTCCAACGCTTTGACCAGTGTCCTCACCGATCAAGCACCTGAAGAGATGAAAGGCATGATTGCAGGGGCATCCCAGCTCATGAAACAAATCGGTGGCACTCTCTTTGCTATGCAGCTAGGCCATGTAGTTGGTCAACTTTCTACAGAAGTAGTTTCTGGTGGAGATGTCGGCATTCCCCTCCTCGATGAGGGTCAAGCTGCGCTGCTGCCTCAGAACATGGATGAATTTGGTGCGGGCTTAGATATCCCCATGGATCAAGTTCATCTCTATCTTGCTGTGCGTGAACTTGCTCATGCCCGACTCTTTCGTCACGCCCGTTGGCTGCGATTGAATCTGATTTCCTCGATTCAAGATTTTGCTCGAGGCATCACCATTGATCTCTCACGGGTCGAAGACATTGCTGGAAACTTTGATCCACAACACCCCGACGAACTCAAAGAGGCACTTTCCAGCGGTGCACTCATCCCGCCAAAATCTGAAGAACAGCTTGCTGCCCTGGGCCGTTTAGAAACACAACTTGCTCTGATCGAAGGCTGGGTCGATGTTGTAACCTCCTCTGCGACAACACGACTGCCTCGTGCCAGTGCACTCGCCGAGACCGTTCGTCGCCGCCGCGCATCGGGAGGCCCTGCAGAATCTGCCTTTGCAACACTGGTTGGCTTGGAGCTTCGCCCCAGACGTCTGCGTGAAGCAACCATGTTATGGCAACAGGTCACTGATGCTGTGGGTGCGGAAGCCCGCGATGCTCTGTGGTCTCACCCTGATTTGATGCCCACCGCGGAAGACCTCGATAACCCTGCTGCGTTGATAGCACGAATGGAAGCATCCGCTCGTGGCGAGGTTGCAGAGCCGGATGAGATGGACCGCGCTCTGGCTGATTTGTTGGATGGAAATATCCCACCTGTGGATGATTCGCAGCAGTGA
- a CDS encoding YlbL family protein yields MRWARTWGKYTALTATLVVVHRLLLGKGSTAVTLFHADEQGLPENGRKPHKTKAQRRRTLGVTFLVGSLVLAVGLAAVPSAYVIEQPGPWFDTLGAVSIPDPDNADKKIKIPLITIDGAETYPTPGELDLLTVSVLGNPEQTPSWIEVATAWFDPAKAVVPLEAIFPKQETKEEREASNTAQMANSQQDAIAAALTNLGYDVIVGVEVIGFTDQSPAKDVLSIGDVITAFNGTAVESVPQLRELLKENGTQTPGTVSFLRNGAAQEAQITPIDVDGNTVLGIGATAKYDFPFEVKIRLDDVGGPSAGMMFALGIIDKLTPDEMTAGNHFAGTGTIDAQGNVGPIGGIRQKLYGAQKAGADYFLAPVDNCDEVVGHVPSGVSVFAVSTLDEAINVINFVEIHGDKAAAMNAEMNMFPTCQN; encoded by the coding sequence GTGCGCTGGGCGCGAACATGGGGGAAATACACAGCATTAACTGCCACGCTTGTTGTAGTTCACCGTTTGCTACTTGGAAAGGGATCCACAGCTGTGACACTCTTCCATGCAGACGAGCAAGGGTTGCCTGAAAACGGCCGTAAACCTCACAAAACTAAAGCACAACGCCGACGGACACTCGGTGTCACCTTTCTTGTGGGCTCTCTAGTCCTCGCAGTGGGTTTGGCTGCTGTTCCCTCTGCCTACGTCATTGAACAGCCCGGCCCCTGGTTTGACACCTTAGGTGCTGTCTCAATTCCGGATCCTGACAATGCAGATAAGAAGATCAAAATTCCTTTGATCACAATTGATGGTGCTGAAACATACCCCACCCCTGGTGAACTAGACCTTCTCACTGTTTCGGTGCTGGGTAATCCGGAACAAACTCCGTCCTGGATTGAAGTTGCCACAGCGTGGTTCGACCCAGCAAAAGCGGTAGTGCCCCTGGAAGCCATTTTCCCCAAACAAGAAACCAAAGAAGAACGAGAAGCCTCCAACACCGCACAGATGGCTAATTCGCAGCAAGACGCTATTGCTGCAGCTTTGACCAATCTGGGGTATGACGTCATCGTGGGTGTTGAGGTTATTGGTTTTACCGATCAATCTCCAGCCAAGGATGTGCTGTCAATTGGGGATGTCATCACAGCTTTCAATGGCACTGCAGTTGAGAGTGTCCCGCAGTTGCGTGAACTGCTCAAAGAAAATGGCACACAAACACCTGGCACCGTCAGTTTCCTTCGCAATGGAGCAGCTCAAGAAGCCCAGATAACCCCCATCGATGTTGACGGCAACACAGTTTTGGGAATTGGTGCCACAGCAAAATATGACTTCCCCTTTGAGGTTAAAATCCGTCTAGATGATGTTGGTGGCCCCAGCGCCGGAATGATGTTTGCGTTGGGAATTATCGACAAACTCACTCCAGATGAGATGACCGCAGGAAATCACTTTGCTGGAACGGGAACCATTGATGCCCAGGGAAATGTGGGCCCCATTGGTGGTATTCGCCAAAAGCTGTATGGTGCCCAAAAAGCCGGAGCCGACTACTTCCTGGCACCGGTTGATAACTGTGACGAAGTAGTAGGTCACGTTCCTAGCGGAGTCAGTGTTTTTGCGGTTTCCACGCTGGATGAAGCCATTAACGTCATCAACTTTGTAGAAATTCACGGGGATAAGGCGGCAGCAATGAATGCTGAAATGAACATGTTCCCCACATGCCAGAATTGA
- a CDS encoding UPF0182 family protein: MSNASTSPVRRLGNRGPVAITVGILVVLLVVFFAFASVYADILWYDQLGFLNVLTTQWFAAAGFFVAGFIAMAVPVWLSIEIAYRSRPVYARLNSQLDRYQDVIEPLRKLLTWGVPALLGVFAGLSTATRWPLAMLWFNGVPTGTVDPQFKMDISFYLFDLPFFRAVVSLFSAIVLLCGLAALITNYVYGSIAIVRRELRVAKAARIQLAITAAIYIALQGVSIWLDQYATLNNDTGLITGAGYTDVNATIPGLQILSLIALLVALLFIVTAFTGRWRLSLIGTAMLVIAGLVLTMGYPWVMQRFVVDPSERSLEAPYIARNIELTREAYGVADIDASPYNATTDATPGALRSDAETTASIRIIDPALVSASFAQLEQFKQYYAFPGELDVDRYTIDGKSQDSVVAVRELNQAGVGSNQSWYNNTLVYTHGYGLVAAYGTERSSDGQPVFLQAGIPSTGELGEFEPRIYFGENSPLYSIVGGTSSTKPVELDYPAASGENEQVYNTFAGDGGPKLENVFNRLVYALKFQSEEILLSDAVTNDSQIIYDRDPRERVQKVAPYLTLDSDPYPTVVDGRILWVIDGYTTSANYPYSKMESLSAAISDQPQPASAFVLDNVNYIRNSVKATVDAYDGSVTLYAWDEEDAVLKTWQKIYPSNIKPISEMSADLMSHVRYPTDLFKAQRSILGQYHVTDPGSFYSGDDAWVTPNDPTEASDATKYQSPYYLTMKVPGADAPAYSIYSTFIPKATGTSSRNVLTGYLVANSDAGAEAGKKSEEYGKLRLLTLPKVVTVPGPGQVQNNFNADPDVSKELNLLSQGSTNVLKGNLLTLPVGGGLLYVQPVYVQSTGNTSYPLLKKILVAFGDQIAFEDTLPEALDVLFGGNAGVDQPTNEGAQPPENDPAGGSGGSTANPELTKALQDAQKALTDREAARVSGDWAAYGAADAALTDALSRALSASGN; the protein is encoded by the coding sequence GTGAGTAATGCATCAACGTCTCCAGTACGACGCCTGGGCAACCGGGGGCCTGTAGCGATCACCGTCGGTATTTTGGTGGTACTGCTCGTGGTGTTCTTCGCGTTCGCCAGCGTCTATGCAGATATCCTCTGGTACGACCAGCTTGGCTTCCTCAACGTCCTCACCACGCAATGGTTTGCAGCCGCCGGTTTCTTTGTTGCTGGGTTTATTGCGATGGCGGTACCTGTATGGCTCTCGATTGAAATTGCCTACAGAAGTCGTCCTGTTTATGCGCGACTAAATTCTCAGCTGGATCGCTATCAGGATGTCATTGAACCCTTACGCAAACTGCTGACCTGGGGTGTTCCCGCCCTTTTGGGTGTATTCGCTGGTCTGTCCACCGCGACCCGCTGGCCGCTAGCAATGCTCTGGTTCAATGGTGTCCCCACAGGAACTGTGGATCCTCAGTTCAAGATGGACATTTCCTTCTACCTCTTTGATCTGCCCTTCTTCAGAGCAGTAGTTTCCCTGTTCTCGGCAATTGTGTTGCTGTGTGGTTTGGCCGCACTCATTACCAACTATGTATATGGTTCGATCGCGATTGTTCGTCGCGAGCTACGTGTTGCCAAGGCAGCTCGCATTCAGCTGGCCATCACTGCCGCAATCTACATCGCTCTTCAAGGTGTGAGCATTTGGCTTGATCAATATGCAACCTTGAACAACGACACCGGCTTAATCACAGGCGCTGGATACACAGATGTAAACGCAACCATCCCTGGACTTCAGATCCTTTCACTGATTGCTCTTCTGGTTGCTCTTCTCTTCATCGTTACCGCCTTTACTGGCCGTTGGCGTCTGTCTCTGATTGGTACCGCAATGCTCGTCATTGCCGGTCTTGTCCTCACCATGGGTTACCCCTGGGTGATGCAGCGATTTGTCGTTGACCCTTCCGAGCGAAGCCTGGAAGCTCCCTACATTGCCCGCAACATTGAACTCACACGTGAAGCGTATGGAGTTGCAGATATTGATGCATCTCCCTACAACGCCACAACGGACGCAACTCCTGGGGCGTTACGTTCTGATGCTGAGACCACAGCAAGTATCCGCATCATTGACCCTGCACTTGTGAGTGCCTCTTTTGCTCAGCTCGAGCAGTTCAAGCAGTACTACGCATTCCCGGGTGAGCTTGATGTTGACCGCTACACCATCGATGGAAAGTCCCAAGACTCTGTTGTAGCAGTCCGTGAGCTCAACCAGGCTGGTGTGGGAAGTAACCAGAGTTGGTATAACAACACCCTGGTGTACACCCATGGTTATGGCCTCGTTGCTGCCTACGGAACAGAACGTTCCAGCGACGGTCAGCCTGTCTTTCTGCAAGCCGGTATTCCTTCCACCGGTGAGCTCGGAGAATTTGAGCCGCGAATTTACTTCGGTGAGAACTCTCCGCTGTATTCCATCGTGGGTGGAACCTCCAGCACTAAGCCAGTTGAACTCGACTACCCTGCAGCTAGCGGAGAAAACGAACAGGTTTACAACACCTTTGCCGGTGATGGTGGACCCAAGTTAGAGAACGTGTTTAACCGTCTTGTCTATGCACTGAAGTTCCAAAGCGAAGAGATTCTGCTTTCGGACGCTGTCACCAATGACTCACAAATCATTTATGACCGTGATCCTCGTGAGCGCGTTCAGAAAGTAGCTCCATATCTGACCTTGGATTCTGATCCCTATCCCACTGTGGTTGATGGTCGAATCCTGTGGGTAATTGACGGTTACACCACGAGTGCAAACTATCCCTACTCCAAGATGGAGAGCCTCTCGGCTGCCATCAGTGACCAGCCACAACCCGCAAGTGCGTTTGTGCTCGATAACGTCAACTACATCCGAAATTCAGTCAAAGCAACAGTGGATGCCTACGACGGTTCAGTCACACTGTATGCATGGGATGAGGAAGATGCTGTGTTGAAGACATGGCAGAAGATTTACCCCTCAAACATCAAGCCCATCAGCGAGATGTCTGCTGATTTGATGAGCCACGTTCGATACCCCACGGACCTGTTTAAAGCACAGCGTTCCATTTTGGGGCAGTACCACGTTACTGACCCAGGCTCCTTCTACTCAGGTGACGACGCTTGGGTTACCCCCAACGATCCCACCGAGGCATCTGACGCAACCAAGTATCAGTCGCCCTATTACCTGACCATGAAGGTTCCTGGTGCGGATGCTCCTGCCTACTCGATTTACTCCACCTTTATCCCTAAGGCAACAGGTACATCAAGCCGTAACGTGCTGACCGGTTACCTTGTTGCCAACTCAGATGCGGGAGCTGAGGCAGGAAAGAAATCAGAGGAGTATGGAAAGCTACGCTTGCTGACACTTCCCAAAGTTGTTACCGTTCCAGGTCCTGGACAGGTTCAGAACAACTTCAACGCTGACCCTGACGTGTCGAAGGAATTGAACCTGTTGTCACAGGGTTCGACCAACGTGCTCAAGGGAAACCTGCTGACACTGCCCGTTGGTGGTGGTCTGCTCTATGTCCAGCCGGTCTATGTTCAGTCCACTGGTAACACGAGCTACCCGCTGTTGAAGAAGATCCTTGTTGCCTTCGGTGACCAGATTGCCTTCGAGGACACACTGCCGGAAGCTCTCGATGTTCTCTTCGGCGGCAATGCGGGCGTTGACCAACCCACTAACGAGGGTGCACAGCCACCAGAGAATGACCCTGCGGGTGGTTCTGGCGGTAGCACGGCAAACCCAGAACTGACCAAGGCACTTCAAGACGCTCAAAAAGCTCTCACAGACCGTGAAGCTGCTCGAGTATCTGGAGACTGGGCTGCCTATGGTGCGGCAGATGCTGCTTTGACTGATGCACTCAGCCGAGCATTGTCAGCCTCAGGGAACTAG
- a CDS encoding MFS transporter, with product MTSSGAPFQLRQAALPVYLPTLLFAAGEAAFIPIVPVIAQNVGANLATAGLVAGMLTLGIVTGDIPSGWIISRIGERMAMLWSTLVALLGTALALAATTPLILGAGIFLIGLATSAFALARHAFLTSFVPLHYRARALSTLGGMFRAGAVMGPFLSAGVLALTNNPLAAFWLMAAFTLSAGAVLLFMPDPEKTFGQLTRVKDESGVSLYPGEIEVEKETHGLMATINKNKAVLAKLGVASALVMALRSGRAVIFPLWAVSIGIKDSDTALIIGLATAVDFALFFTSGQIMDKWGRLASIVPSMIIMSVALLALAPTHDLPTNVLWFVITIFLFAIGNGIGSGILLTLASDLANKDNPAPFLGAWRFITDSGAALAPLGISALTAALSLAVASAVTGVAGLIGVVMMLVYVPKYLPRKKNLVP from the coding sequence ATGACTTCTTCCGGTGCCCCATTTCAGCTGCGTCAAGCAGCACTTCCGGTCTACCTTCCCACGCTGCTATTTGCTGCCGGTGAAGCAGCATTCATCCCCATCGTTCCGGTTATCGCTCAAAATGTTGGGGCTAATCTTGCGACAGCAGGATTGGTTGCGGGGATGCTTACCCTCGGCATAGTCACCGGAGATATCCCCAGCGGATGGATCATTTCCCGCATAGGCGAACGCATGGCCATGTTGTGGTCCACCCTCGTCGCGTTGCTGGGAACTGCACTAGCTCTGGCTGCCACAACGCCCCTCATTCTTGGTGCAGGAATTTTCCTGATCGGTTTAGCAACCAGCGCATTCGCTCTGGCTAGACATGCCTTTCTGACGAGTTTTGTGCCGCTGCACTATCGCGCCCGTGCCCTCTCAACTTTGGGGGGAATGTTCCGCGCAGGAGCGGTGATGGGCCCATTCCTCTCGGCAGGAGTTCTTGCCCTGACGAATAATCCACTGGCTGCCTTTTGGTTGATGGCAGCATTCACTCTCTCCGCAGGTGCGGTATTGCTGTTTATGCCAGATCCTGAGAAAACATTTGGGCAGCTGACGCGCGTCAAAGATGAATCAGGGGTTTCTCTGTATCCGGGGGAAATCGAAGTCGAGAAAGAAACTCACGGCCTCATGGCCACCATTAACAAGAACAAAGCAGTACTCGCTAAGCTGGGCGTGGCCTCTGCCTTGGTTATGGCTTTGCGTTCGGGCCGTGCCGTGATTTTCCCATTGTGGGCGGTCAGTATCGGAATCAAAGATTCAGACACCGCGTTGATTATCGGTTTAGCAACAGCGGTTGATTTTGCCTTGTTCTTTACCAGCGGTCAGATTATGGATAAGTGGGGACGGCTTGCCTCCATTGTCCCCTCCATGATCATCATGTCGGTGGCTTTGCTCGCCTTGGCACCCACACATGATCTGCCCACCAACGTGCTGTGGTTTGTCATCACGATTTTCTTATTCGCCATAGGTAACGGCATCGGTTCAGGAATTCTGTTGACCCTAGCTTCAGACCTCGCCAACAAAGACAACCCTGCACCCTTCTTGGGTGCATGGCGTTTCATCACTGATTCCGGCGCAGCACTAGCCCCGTTGGGTATTTCTGCACTCACGGCAGCGTTGTCACTGGCTGTGGCATCTGCCGTCACCGGTGTTGCCGGGCTTATCGGCGTTGTGATGATGTTGGTTTATGTTCCGAAGTATTTACCTCGGAAAAAGAACCTAGTTCCCTGA
- the prfB gene encoding peptide chain release factor 2: MLDLDLTENIRALRSTFADITSVVDVDRLNAEIARLSELAEAPDLWDDTAYAQKITSELSHRQAELNKLNSITSRLDDLEVLVELANEAGDEDSAKEAQAELESITAVLGELEVQTLLNGEYDSYPAVVTIRSGAGGVDAADFAEMLLRMYLRWAEKHNYTVNVLDTSYAEEAGIKSATFEVDAPYAFGTLSVEAGTHRLVRMSPFNSAGKRQTSFAAVEVVPLMPESAAIEIPENDIRVDVFRSSGPGGQSVNTTDSAVRITHLPTGIVVSCQNEKSQIQNRAAAMRVLTSRLLLLQREEENAKKKELAGNITASWGDQMRSYVLAPYQMVKDLRSEYEVNNPTHVFDGDLDGFIAAGIRWRKSAETR, translated from the coding sequence ATGCTTGATCTAGACCTCACCGAGAATATTCGTGCACTGCGCTCGACTTTTGCCGATATCACCTCAGTCGTTGATGTTGATCGTTTGAACGCTGAGATTGCTCGATTGAGTGAGTTAGCGGAAGCCCCAGATTTGTGGGACGACACCGCGTATGCCCAAAAAATCACGAGTGAACTCAGCCACCGCCAAGCAGAACTCAACAAGCTCAACAGCATTACCTCGCGCCTCGACGACCTGGAAGTTTTGGTCGAATTAGCCAACGAAGCAGGAGATGAAGACTCAGCCAAAGAGGCACAAGCTGAACTGGAATCCATCACTGCGGTTTTGGGTGAGCTCGAAGTTCAGACTCTGCTCAACGGTGAATATGACTCATATCCAGCAGTGGTCACCATACGTTCAGGTGCCGGCGGAGTCGATGCTGCAGACTTCGCTGAAATGCTGCTGCGAATGTATCTGCGCTGGGCAGAGAAGCACAACTACACCGTCAACGTGCTTGACACCAGCTATGCCGAAGAAGCCGGCATCAAATCTGCAACTTTCGAAGTGGATGCGCCATATGCTTTCGGAACATTGTCGGTTGAGGCTGGAACGCACCGTTTGGTGCGAATGAGCCCGTTCAACTCGGCAGGTAAGCGACAAACTTCCTTTGCCGCCGTTGAAGTCGTGCCCTTGATGCCTGAGTCTGCTGCGATAGAAATTCCTGAAAATGATATTCGGGTCGATGTCTTCCGTTCGAGCGGTCCAGGTGGCCAGTCTGTGAACACCACCGATTCTGCGGTGCGCATTACGCACTTGCCAACCGGAATCGTGGTGAGCTGCCAGAACGAGAAGAGCCAAATTCAAAACCGTGCCGCTGCTATGCGCGTGCTCACCTCACGTTTGTTATTGCTGCAGCGTGAAGAAGAAAACGCAAAAAAGAAAGAGCTTGCTGGAAACATCACAGCTAGTTGGGGAGACCAGATGCGCAGCTACGTTCTTGCTCCCTACCAAATGGTCAAAGATTTGCGTTCCGAATATGAAGTCAATAACCCCACCCACGTTTTTGACGGGGATCTAGATGGCTTTATTGCTGCGGGTATTCGCTGGAGAAAGTCAGCAGAAACTCGCTAA
- a CDS encoding UDP-N-acetylmuramoyl-L-alanyl-D-glutamate--2,6-diaminopimelate ligase, translating into MTATPRSLSLAEVDSAWGHQVLEGNRLVQDSRHIQPGDVFVAMGSTGMSGHEFLEQAISNGANAVVVDQQWSKEALEIAQRLQFSGEVISVPHLWKKLPRIADAFWGFPSQHLTIVGVTGTNGKTSVVQLLVQAWDHLGLRCASIGTLGVGIHGQNLVSTGLTTPSVSQVHETLASFVDAGVTHVGIEVSSHALEQHRVGAVRFAQVAFTNLTRDHLDFHGTMEAYAAAKEKIFELAGTPAAVLNIDDAYGEKMFNTYLPTRAVLGVSSAAHPQASITAHNVQLAASGLACDIEFEGEIASVSSSLVGRFNVDNLLLTSGILLSEGFTAHQIVDVLPQLTPVFGRMNKIQPTPDSPLVIIDYAHTPDALQQGLAALADYNFKRIITVFGCTGDRDAGKRPEMAAIAESASDLVIVTDDDVHYEDGDKIVADIRAGFQVPDTVIERRDRGEALHYAISHATTGDVVFIAGKGHEEYLVVGDDLVPFSDTAVAEELLARKAAGKL; encoded by the coding sequence ATGACCGCAACACCCCGTAGCCTGAGCCTCGCAGAGGTTGACTCGGCATGGGGTCACCAGGTGCTTGAAGGTAACCGCCTCGTTCAAGACTCTCGTCACATCCAACCCGGTGATGTGTTCGTTGCTATGGGAAGCACTGGTATGTCAGGCCATGAGTTCCTTGAGCAAGCAATCAGTAATGGCGCCAACGCCGTTGTGGTTGATCAGCAGTGGAGCAAAGAAGCACTTGAAATTGCGCAGCGACTTCAGTTTTCCGGCGAGGTCATCTCTGTTCCTCACCTCTGGAAGAAACTACCACGCATTGCTGACGCTTTCTGGGGCTTTCCCTCCCAACATCTGACCATCGTAGGGGTAACCGGCACGAACGGGAAAACCTCTGTGGTTCAGCTACTTGTTCAGGCTTGGGATCATCTGGGATTGCGGTGTGCAAGCATTGGCACACTGGGCGTTGGTATTCATGGCCAGAATCTCGTTTCCACCGGACTAACGACGCCGTCGGTCAGCCAGGTTCATGAAACCTTGGCTTCATTTGTTGACGCCGGGGTGACGCATGTGGGCATCGAGGTGAGTTCACACGCTCTCGAGCAGCACCGCGTCGGGGCAGTTCGTTTCGCACAGGTAGCGTTTACCAATTTGACCCGTGACCACCTTGATTTCCACGGCACGATGGAAGCCTATGCAGCAGCCAAGGAGAAGATCTTTGAGCTCGCTGGCACACCTGCCGCTGTTCTCAACATCGACGATGCCTACGGCGAAAAGATGTTCAACACCTACCTTCCTACTCGTGCCGTTCTGGGTGTGAGCTCTGCAGCACATCCCCAGGCCTCCATCACAGCCCACAATGTCCAGCTCGCTGCGAGCGGTTTAGCGTGTGACATCGAGTTTGAGGGAGAAATTGCCTCCGTGTCGAGCTCGCTAGTGGGCAGATTTAACGTAGACAATCTGCTGCTCACCTCAGGCATTTTGCTGTCCGAAGGATTCACTGCGCACCAGATCGTGGACGTGCTTCCACAGTTAACTCCCGTCTTTGGCCGCATGAATAAGATTCAGCCCACTCCAGACTCCCCACTGGTCATCATTGATTACGCTCACACCCCCGATGCTTTACAGCAGGGCTTAGCTGCGTTGGCCGATTACAACTTCAAACGGATCATCACCGTGTTTGGTTGTACAGGCGACCGGGATGCCGGCAAGCGCCCCGAGATGGCCGCCATTGCGGAAAGCGCATCTGATCTCGTGATTGTCACTGATGATGATGTGCACTACGAGGATGGCGACAAGATTGTTGCAGACATCCGTGCAGGTTTTCAGGTTCCCGACACCGTGATAGAACGCCGTGATCGTGGCGAGGCCCTCCACTATGCAATTTCTCACGCCACCACTGGTGATGTGGTGTTCATTGCCGGGAAGGGGCATGAAGAATATTTAGTCGTCGGAGACGACCTAGTTCCCTTCAGCGACACGGCAGTGGCCGAAGAATTGCTTGCACGCAAAGCAGCTGGGAAGCTTTAG
- a CDS encoding sugar phosphate isomerase/epimerase family protein, producing the protein MIQVGMSASCVYPLACEDGFRFANLAGYDGVEVMVTREPVTQSVDGLKKLIDTYEMPVLSIHAPVLLLTHFVWGRDPQIKLEKSAELAANVGASTVVVHPPFRWQSTYADKFLDIVRQTSENTGITIAVENMFPWKVRNSQMQAYAPGPDPRELDCDAITLDFSHAALSGHDSMELTLEYGERLRHVHLTDGSAAADDNRIFDEHLLPGYGKQPVAEVLQHLAAQEWDGHVVAEVNTRKAKSEEERLSLLVETLDFARLHLGQTVSL; encoded by the coding sequence ATGATTCAAGTTGGAATGAGCGCTTCCTGCGTATACCCCCTGGCCTGTGAAGATGGCTTTCGATTTGCGAACTTAGCCGGTTATGACGGGGTCGAAGTGATGGTCACGCGCGAACCTGTTACCCAAAGCGTCGATGGCCTCAAGAAGCTGATCGACACCTACGAGATGCCTGTGCTCTCTATTCACGCTCCCGTCTTACTTCTCACCCACTTTGTCTGGGGTCGTGATCCTCAAATCAAGCTAGAAAAGTCTGCTGAACTAGCCGCAAACGTCGGTGCCAGCACAGTTGTGGTTCACCCGCCCTTCCGCTGGCAATCCACGTATGCCGATAAGTTTTTGGACATCGTTCGGCAAACCAGCGAGAACACCGGCATCACTATCGCCGTTGAAAACATGTTTCCGTGGAAGGTTCGAAACTCCCAGATGCAGGCCTATGCGCCGGGACCAGACCCTCGTGAACTCGACTGTGATGCCATTACTCTCGATTTCTCTCACGCGGCTCTCTCTGGCCACGACAGCATGGAACTGACATTGGAATACGGCGAGCGCCTGCGCCATGTCCACCTCACTGATGGTTCTGCGGCAGCAGATGACAACCGTATTTTCGATGAGCACCTGCTTCCCGGTTACGGCAAACAGCCCGTAGCTGAGGTCTTGCAACATCTGGCCGCCCAGGAGTGGGATGGCCACGTGGTAGCTGAGGTCAATACTCGCAAAGCCAAGTCCGAGGAAGAACGGCTGAGCCTGTTGGTTGAAACCCTCGATTTTGCCCGCTTGCATTTAGGGCAGACTGTTTCACTATGA